TCCCGTTTTCGCTCTGCACGCATGCGGCGGAAGACGGATTCCGTATTGGCCTCAGGAAGCTGGATCTGAGTGATGCCGGTGGAAATGAGCTCGATGCCCAGTTGCTTTGCGGCATCTCCTGCGGCCAGGGCTTGCATTTCGCTCTCTAGTTTCTCAAGCGGGCTTTTTTGATTTTCGCTCATCAGCAGAGCGGTGAAGTCGTGACGGCCTAACACTGAGTTGCGTGCGCTGGTGACCAGGGCATCCAGCTTGATGTGGGCCTGCTTCAGCTCACGCACGGAGGTGTAGAACAGAAGGGGATCTGCCACGCGCCAGGTGAAAAACATGGGCACGATGACATTGCGCTGATCTCGTGTCAGCGTTTCGCTGAGGCGGATGTCGGCGTGCTGCAAGCGGCGATCCACGCGGACGATTTGCTCCACCGGCATGGGCAGGCGAAAGTAAAGGCCGGGGGCGCTCAAAATGCGCACAGGTTTACCAAATCGCAGGATCA
The Prosthecobacter algae genome window above contains:
- the hflC gene encoding protease modulator HflC, whose translation is MSEATPSPSRNRLISLRLGLILAVVFSVIASACCFIVSETEHALILRFGKPVRILSAPGLYFRLPMPVEQIVRVDRRLQHADIRLSETLTRDQRNVIVPMFFTWRVADPLLFYTSVRELKQAHIKLDALVTSARNSVLGRHDFTALLMSENQKSPLEKLESEMQALAAGDAAKQLGIELISTGITQIQLPEANTESVFRRMRAERKREATQYRAEGRAKTAEMKAETDKEATRMIADAKRQAEEMRGKAEAEASAIYAAAHGQDPQFYKFLRELQSLRSVVDKNTTVILDTSVAPFHWLKATEPGAVANGSAAPMPSPAPAALDSTP